The genomic interval CGACACCGATCCGGCCGCGTTGCTCCGGCTGGCGGATTTCCGAGAACGTTTCGGCGCCACCATGGTCGAGGTGCCCTCGGCGCGCTCGGATTCCGGTGATCCCGCGGACCGGGTCGCCGCGTTGCGGGCCGCGCACGCGGAAACCGTTGGCGCGCTGCGGTCGGGCGTGCACGTCATCGCCGGGGCCACCTTCTTCGACGGCGCGTTCGCCTGTTCGTGCGATTTCCTGGTGCGGGCGGGGCATCGCGTGCGCTACACCGTGCAGGGCACCGCGCCGGGCGAGGCCGAGTTGGTCGGCGCCGCACTCGAACTCGCCGCATGCGCGGATGCGCTGGACAGTAGCGGTGCGCTGACCGCACCCACCGTGCGGCTGTATCTGGATACGGCGGCAACGGATTTCCCGCTGACCGATCTGGTGCCCGTCTACCAGGCGCGACGGCGCAGGCTAGCCCGGATTCTGGACGAGAAACTGAGCGAACTGCTGCCCGTGCAGTGGGGGGATCCGCGCTATCTCGCCTGCGGCCGATGCGCGACGTGCAGCACCGCGCTGACCGCGGCGCGGGACTTGATGCTGGTGGCGGGCATGCCGAGTCCGGCGCGGGCGCGCTTGCGCGAAGCCGGCGTCGCGACCATCGACCGGCTGGCCGGCCTGGACGCCACCGTCCCCGGTCTGCCGCCCCGCACCTTCGCGACGCTGCGCCGGCAAGCTCGAATCCAGTTGCGCTCCGGTGTTTCCGGACCGCCCGCACATGCGCTGCTCGACGCACGCGCGCTCGGTGCCTTGCCGCCGGTGTCGCCCGGTGATCTCGCGCTGACCATCGAGGACGTGCCGGGGCAGACGTTCACCGTCGAGTTGGGTGGCGCGGGCGCGGTGCGGCTGTTGTTCCAGGTGCCGCCGGGCCCGGACGCGGACGTCGAACAGCGGCGGGCACTGGTCGAGGTGATCGAGTACCTGGCCCGGCAACGGCGGCAGTACCCGGCGATGCGGGTCTATCACTATCGCCGTGCGGTGCGCGACGCGTTGCTGCGCTGTACCGGAAGGCTCGGCGCCGGTGAGGAATTGGTCGAAGAGCTGTTGCACGCGGGCGTGCTGATCGATCTCTATCCGATCGTGCGCGCCGCGGTGGTGGTCGGTGCGCAGTCCTATCGGCTCGAGTCGTTGCGGCCGGTGCTGGATGCGGCGAGTACGGCGGAGCAGGACTGTGTCACCGTGCTACGCCTGCGGGATTGGCTGCTCGAACGCGCCGCCGAAGCCCGTCCGGACACTCCGGTAGAACCAGCGGGTTCGTGGTCTTCGGCACCGACCGGCGGCGACGATCCGGCGGTGGCGGCGCGTCCGTCGTCGCTGGAGGCGGCATTGACGGAATTCGCGGCGACGCACCGGCAGTCGCGGCCTACCGTCCGCGGCGAACGCAAAGCCGCTCGGGCGACGCCGCATCCGGCCGCGCTGATGGCCGCCGTGCTGGGTTATCAACGGCGGGAACGCCGGCCGCTGCGTCTGGCGCATGCCGACCGGCTCGATCATCCGGTGGACGAATGGGCCGAGGCCCCGGGTGTGCTCGTCGCCGACTGGGGCACCGTCGACACCAAATGGCACCACAGTCTGAACCGGCCGACCATGCGCCGCTATCTCACCCTCACCGGCCGGATCGGCACCGGCTGGGCGCACGGTGTCGCGCTGACGCCCGGCACCACCGTCTACACCCTCTACGACCGGCCGATGGCCGGCGAATCGGCCACCGCCGTCGGTAAGCGCGCCACCGCGACCGCCACCGTGCTGGGCTGTTCGGTGGACGCGAATTTCGACGACACGGTCCGGCTGGAGGAACTGCTGCCCGCCGGCTGCGCACCTTACGACGATCTGCCCACCGCGATCGCGCCGGGCCTGCCCGCCTGGGACGCGAATATCGAGAGCACGGTGGAACTCGCCGCCCAGCAATTGCTGGTGACGCTGCCCGAGATCCCGTGCGAGGCGGTGTTCGACATCCTGGCCCGGCGCGCGCCGCGGCTGCGGGGCGGTGGCGGGCTGCCGGAGGTGCACGGCGATCACGCCGCCGCGATCACCACCGCGATGCGCTATCTGGACCATTCCTATATCGCGGTGCAGGGTCCGTCCGGCACCGGCAAGACCTCCACTGCGGCCCGGGTGATCGAACGCCTGGTGACCCGGCAGAAATGGCGCATCGGGGTGGTCGCGCACGCGCATTCGACCGTGGAGAACATGCTCGACGCGGTCGTGGAGATCGGCGTGCTGCCCGAACTGGTCGGCAAGAAGGACGTCGAGGCGGTGAAACCGGAGTGGGCCGTGATCGACGCGGCCAAGTACCGCCGGTTCCTCGACAACGCGGTCAACGGTTGCGTAATCGGCGGCACCCCGGCGGATTTCGCCGACGAGAACCTCATCCCGCACGACGGACTCGACCTGCTGGTGATCGCCGACGCGGGCGGTTTCGCCCTCGCCGACACCGTAGCGGTCGGGCTGAGCGCGCGAAACCTGTTGCTGCTCGGCGATCCCGTGCCCACCGCGACCCAGGGCGCGCACCCCGAGCCGGTCGGGGAATCGGTGCTCGGCTGGCTCACCGAGGGCCGTGCCGTGCTGCCCGCCGAACGCGGCTACTTCCTGGATCGCACCTGGCGACTGCATCCGCGGGTGTGCGAGCCGATTTCCCGGGTCTGCTACGACAACCGGTTGCGCTCCAACGAAACCGTCACGCTGGCAAGGCAACTCGACGGCGTGCCGCCCGGGGTGGAGACCGTGCCGATCGAGCACTACGGCAATACCACCGAATCGGTCGCCGAGGCCAAGGAGGTGGTGCGCCGCATCCGCGTGCTGCTCGGCGCGTCGTGGACCGTCGGCGCGGTGACGCGGCGCCTGCATCCGCACGACATCTTCGTCGTCGCGCCCTACAGCGCGCAGGTCGGCCGGATCCGAACCCTGCTGGCGCGCGCCAAGATCGAGGATGTGCTGGTCGGCACTCCGGACCGGTTCCGCGGGCGCGAGGCCGCCGTGGTCTTGCTGTCGATGACCACCTCCAGCCCGGCCGACGCGCCCTTCGGCATGCCGTTCCTGTTGTCGCGCGACCTTATTCGTTCGGCCCTGTGCCGGGCGATGTGGAAGGCGGTCATCATCAGGTCGCCGCTGCTCACCGAGTACCTGCCGCTCACTCCGGCCGAGTTGCCCGATCTGGCGGGGTTCCTGCGGCTCAGCTGAGCGGGCCGGCATACCGGCGTACTCAGGAGAGCTCGGTGACGATAATGGCGAGTGCGAGCAGGGTGTCCAGGACCATGCAGAACTCCGCGAGGGATCGGGACACAACGCGATCGGCGCGGAAGTGGTAGTAGTCCCAGGCGGTGTGGCCGAGCAGCCCCGCCGCGACCAGGTAGGCGCCGAACTGCTCGTGCACGACCAGCGCGGTCAGCGCCACCGCGCCGAAAGCGAGCATGGCCAGGCCCTGCACGGTGATGTCGCGATGATTGAGCACGGCATAGATCGCCAGCGGCACGGCCAGGACGAGCAGGACGGCGGTGCTGTCCAATCCGGCGAGCTTGGCGACCGTGATGATGACGAAGGTGCCGAAGAACAGCGGCCAGGCGACGGATTGGCGGCCGAGAGCCGCGGCCCCGAGATAGATCATCGCCGAGGCCGCGACGATCTGCGCCAGGTCGACGCCGCTGGCCAGGTCGTAGGCGGTGAGCGCGGCGAAGGCGATGCCGGCCAGGGTGGGCCAGCGGCGAGCAGGTGCCAGCTGGTGCGTGCGAGTTGTCATGGGTCCACGGTCCGGCGGCGACCGGCACCGCTCCAGCGCGGCGGACAGAGATGGCGGTAATCCTGGGATTCGTGTCCGCGCGGCTAGGATCGAGGGTGTGAACGAAGCGCTCGTCGTGGTGGTCGGCTACCACGGCGTCGAATTGCTCGACATCGCGTGCGTGACCTCGAGTCTGGACATGGCCAATCGAATGGGCGCCGCGCCGCGCTATCGCATGGTGGTAGTGACGCCGGGCGGTGCGCCGGTGGAATGCAATTCCGGCCTGAGCCTGCCGGGCCAGGAAGCCTTGGAGCAGTTCAACCAAACCATCGACACCCTCGTCGTTTCCGGCGGCCTCGGCCATTGCGACGCGGCGGCGGACGCGAAGATCGTCGGCCACGTCCGCCGGCTCGCCCGCCAGTCCCGGCGCGTCGCCTCGATCTGCACCGGCGCCACGGTGCTCGCCGCCACCGGCCTGCTGGACGGGAAAAGCGTGACCACGCACTGGTTCTACGCCGATGAGCTGGCCAAGAGCTATCCGAAGGCCCAGGTCGACCCGAACCCCATCTTCGTGCGCGACGGGAACGTGGCCACCTCCGGCGGCGTCACCAGCGCCCTCGACCTGACCCTCGCGTTCATCGAGGAGGATCACGGCGCGGAGGTCGCCCGCCGCGTCGCGATGGGGCTGGTCACCTATCTGCGCCGGCCCGGAAGCCAGTCGCAGGTCAGCACTTTCGTGGCGAGCCCGCCGCCGGAACATCCGCTGGTGCGCCGCGTCGTCGAGTACATCGGCGCGCATCTCGACGGCGACCTCGACGGTCCGGCGCTCAGCGCCGTCGCCGGCACCAGCGACCGGCACCTCACCCGACTGTTCGTCCAGGAAATCGGCGAAACCCCGGGCAAATACGTGCGACGCATCCGCGCCGACACCGCCGCCCGGCTGCTGCGCTCGACCGGTCTGCGGCTGGACGAGATCGCCGGGCACTGCGGCTACAGCTCAGCAGAAACCCTCCGCCAAGCGTTCACGGCCCGGTTCGGCCAAAGCCCCTCCGCCTACCGCACGGCCCACCGCCGCCAGGACGGAACAGCCGTCAGCGCAAGGTGAGCGCGTGCGGGCCGCGGTGTGGTCTCAGCCGCGAGCACGGACGCCGGTCAGGCGAAGGGCTCCAGGACGAATCGGCCCCAGGCGATGAAGCCCGCGAGCAGGATGTAGCCGGCGTTCGCCACCGCGAATTTATAGCCACCCGCATACCGAAGATGCGTGATCATCGCGCCGATCATCAGCAGGATCCAGCCGACGGCCGTCACCGGCACCAGCACGGGGACGATATCGAATGCGGCGGGCAAGATCAGACCGGCCGCGGCCAGGATTTCCACGACGCCGAGGGTTTTGACGAAGGTGTCGCTCGATTCCCCGACCCACTCACCGCCGGCTCGCCCGCCCAGCTTCTCCTTGGGCAGGGCCAGCTTGACGACGCCGCTGGCCAGCGCGGCCGCGGCGAGCAGACCGGCGGCGATCCACAGGGCGATGTGCATGATGTTCTCCTCTGTTGTCCAGGTTCGACATCAAGACACCACCGGCGGCACCGATGTGACAGCAGGTGAGGCAGGTCACTACGTCTGCGTTACCAGGCCTGTGCGTAGGCGGTGGTCTTCTTCTCCGCGGCGGTGAGCATGGGCCGCAGGGCATCCCGGAAACCTTCGGCGTCCACGGGGGTGATGTCGACGTCGGTGCCGGTGCGGACGGTGTAGCGGCCGTCGCCGCGGACATCGATCCAGCAGAGGACGCCGAAGGGGTGCAGATCGCCACCCGGGCGGCGGATGGAGACGACGATCTGGCCGATGCCGTCGCGCGGGTGGTTGAGGAGTTTGCGGATCCGCGCCGGCGTGGTCGGGCCGGCGACCTGCATGGTGACCATGTCGCGGCTGTCCTCGGTGACCTTCGCCAGCGGCGCGGTCAACCGGGCCAGGGTGCCGGGGGAATTCTTCGGCAGCATCGAAACCATCCGCGAGGCCAGGCTTTTCGGAGTGGTGACGAACAGCCGGATATCGCCGCCGCGATCGGGAGTCGCGCCCGGGCGCTGCGCGGCCACCACGGCGATGTTGCCGGAGATGGCGCCGAGAATGCGTACCGGGCGGGTGGATTCGTCGTCATCGTCGTCCGGCTCCATGCGGGGAACCGGTGGACCGACCGTGCCGGGTAGCGCCTCCTGGCGTAGCTGCTCGGCCGGAGCGGCCGGGTCACCCGCCTGTCGTTCGCCGAAAACTTCCACGCGGACAGCCGGATCGGCCAGCGCACGCAGCGCCGCCGCCAATTCGGCGTCGAGCACCTGGTCGCACCATTGCTCGAGCGCGGGTAACTGGTCCGCGCGCTCGGCGGTGTCGCGGGCGGAGAGTCGGACCGCCAGTGGATAGGGAATGCGGTCACCGTCGGTGCGGGACCAGGCCAGCGCGAACTGGTCCGGACTCAAAGTCCAGTTCATGGCCGAATTCGCGGGTGATACAGGCGCGTTCACTCCAGTTCGGTCCATTCGCCGACCACCGGGGGCGTGGTCGGGTCCATCGAGCCGATCAGCTCACGAGGTTCGTCGGCGGGCTCGAGGAAGGTGAGTTCGTCGTCGCTCCAATGCAATTCGTCGTCCTCGTAGTCGTCCTCGTGGGACGACGCGGGCCCGGGACGGGGTCCGGCGCTGGAGCCCTGCCGCGGCGTGTCGCCGCCCGCTGCCAGCGCGCCGCCCATGAGTCCACCCATGGCGCCGACGCCCGCGCCGGTGACCACATCACTGCTGGTATCGCGTTTGCGTTCCTCGCGTTTGCGCTCGTCGTCAGCGTTGGCGGCGGTCGTGGCGAAGCCGCTGGGCACGGTCGGCGCGGCAGTCGCGGGGGAAACCGGCGCGCCGACCGGGTTGGGGCCGAGGCGATCCGGAGTAGCCGCGGCCGCCGGTGTCGTCGGCGCCGTCGGTGCGGTGGCGGCTGCCGGAGCCGTGGTGGCCGAGGCGGGCGCGGTGTCCCCGGGGACCGGGATGCTCGGCAGACTCGTGACGGGCAGCGCGGTCGCGGGCGCGGTCTCGCCCGGTTCCGGCTCGGATGCGGCCGGTTCCGGCGTCTGCGCCGCGGGCTGGGAGCTGCCGGGAACGAACGAAACCTGCTGCGCCACAGGGGTTTCGGTATCGGTCGCCGGGGCCTGTGCGGTGAGCGCGGGCGCGGACGGGCTCGACGCGGCGATCGGCGTGCCGACCTCCGCCGCGCCGGGGAACGCGGGCACCCCGGCCCCGCTCTGGATGAACGCGTTCGTATAGATGCTCTCCATCGCCGCCACCACGTCCTGGCGATCGTTCTCGACGGACTTCTGTGTCGCGGCATTGCCGGTGGCCTGTGCCGGATCCAGCAGCGCCGCACCCAGATCCGGTTCCTCGTTCGAGGGGATGCCGACCGCCGAGCGCAGGGCTTCGGCGGCGTCCCCGGCCTGGCCGAGCCGCTGCGCCACCGTGGACATCACGTCGGCCAGTAGGCTGCCCCGCTGTTCGAAGGCGCGCACCGCCTCCGCGGCGGTCTGCGCGGCGGCGCCACGCCAGCCGTCGGAGATGGCGGCGCGAATCTCGGTGTGCGCCTGGGTTACCGCGTCGGCCAGACCGGTCGCGGTCTGCTGCCAGGCCTGCTGTCCCGCGCTGAGCACGGTCGGGTCCATGAGCTGGACCTTGTCGTGGATCTCCTGGTGTGTGATGTTGTCGAAGATTTCCACGGTGGGCACATAATCCGGATCGGTGCGGGTGTGCGGCCAGCGTTCGGCGGTGACTTGGATTTCACGCATTGGGCACTCCCAGGTCCATGCGGCCGACGGCGACCGCGAGTTCCTCGTCGCCGCGCTGGTAGGCCGCGGCGGCGGCGCGGAGGGTCTGCGCGAGTTCGCGGGCGGCGGCGGCGTAGTCCCGCAGTTCGGTCAGCGCCACCGCGGCCTTGTTCTCGAAGCCGCCGCGCAGCGCCGCGCCGGAGTCGAAGCCGCCGAAACCGGGCAGCGTGGTGGCCGCGCGCAGCACTTCGATCTGGGCTTCGACCTGTTCGGCGAGCAATTCGTACCGTCGCGCGCACTTCTCGTGCGCCCCGTCGGCGACGAGCACGCCGTCGATCCAGAGCTGACCGTCCTGGACCGCCTGGTTCAAGGTTGTCGTATTCGGCTGCACCACATCCCCCTTACGTCGTCACCGCACCGTCGTGCCGGCCGGCCACACCCGCCGGCGCCACGACTTCCCGCATCCACTGCGCGATGTCGGCCGCGACCCGCGCGTGCACGGGTTCGTGCAGCAGGTCGTGCCCGGCATCGTCGTACTCGAACAAACTTACCCAGTTGTGGCGGTCAGTCCAGTCCCGTATTGCATCGATCGGCGCTCGGCGGTCGTCCACACCGTGTACCGCGAGGATCGGCAGGCCACGCGGCAGCGGCGTGCCCAGCCCGCCTGGGAAGCCGCCGCCGAGTGCGCGCTCGGGCACGCCGGACAGCACCAGCCCCGCCAGCGCGGTCGGTTCCACGCTCGGGACCAGCGGCCAACGCGCCGCGACCGTGGAAATGTCCATGCCCGAGGCGTTTTTCGGTACCGCCGCGCCGAGCAGACCGAGCACCGTGACGGCGCCCAGTGAATGTCCCATCAACAGCAGCGGCGCACCCGGTGCCTCGGCGCGCACCAGTTCGATCAGGCGCAGCGCGTCCGCGACGAGTTCGGCCGGCGTGCCCGGACTTTCCGGCGTGCCCTCACTGAGCCCGTGGCCCGCGGTATCCAGTGCCCACATCTCGAATCCTGCGGCCCGCACCGTTTTCGCGAAACGGTGATAGTGACCGGTGTGCTGACCGATACCGGGCAGCAGCACCAGTGCCGCCGCAGGCTGGTCGACGGGCCAGCGCCGATAGTGCAACCGGCCCCGGACACCGTCGAAGAATGGCATGCTTCGATACTGTCAAATCCGCTGCGTCTCAGGCGAGTTCCGTGGGGAATACCGGACGGTCATCCGCGGCCGCTCCGAGGGAAGCGCCCCGGGTGACGGCCGCACTAGACTTCGGCGGGTCGGAGATCTGGGAGGATTCGGAATGTTCATCCGCAAGCTCGCTGCCCTTGTCGCTCTGAGCTGCGTGGGAGCAGGTCTGTCGGTCCCTGCGGCAGTCGCCGATCCGATCGCGGCCTGCCTGCCCGCCCGGGTCACCACCGCACTGCCCGCCGGTACTCCGATGCTGGATTGGTCGGAGAACATCGGCTACGACCGCCGGGGCAATCTGTGGCTCGCGCGGTTGTACCGCAATGAGGTGCAGCGCTACGACAACACCGGCAAACTGACCGCCACGATTCCGGTGGCGTTCCCCGGGGCGGTCCGCCTGGGGCCCGACGGCCTGCTCTATGTCGTCTACGGTGACGCGCCGAGCAGCGCGGTAATCCCTGGCGGCGTAGTCCGATTCGATCCCGATGCCGCCGACCCGCGCCCGGAGGTGTTCGCCTCCGGTTTCACCATGCCCAACGGCGCGGCTTTCGATGCCGAGGGCAATCTCTACGTGGCGGCCACCGGCACCGGTGTCATCCGCATCGGCCGCGACGGTGCCGTGGACAAGGGCTGGACCGCGCGGGCCGCCGGCACCGGGGCCAACGGGATCGTGGTGCGCGGCGACACCGTCTATCTCACGTCCAACGCGAATCCGCTGGGGCGGGTGCTCAGCTTCCCGATCGCCGACCCGGAGCGCCGGACGGTCCTGGCGGACCTGTCCACGTCCCTCGGCATTCCGGATTTCGCCGATGATCTGCATGTCGACGGCTCGGGGGTGCTCTACGTCACCACCGTGTCGGGCCAACTCGTGCGAATCGATCCCGCCACGGGCGGCGTGTGCTCGGTGCTGAGTACCGAACCGATGACCGCTGTGGTCGCGGTGCCGGGCCGGACGGATGAATTGCTGGCGAGTACCGAGGCCGGGGGAGTGCTGCGCATTCGCCTGGCAGGTTGACGCGCCGCTGGCTGCGGAAGCGCCCTGGTCGTGCCGGTGCGATGCGCTGGCCTGCTATGTGACTCGAGTCTCACTTTCGGCCCGGAACCGTTCCCTGACCGGGGGCCGGTTGTCGGTGACCCATTTGTTCATCTGCTGTTGGGTTTAAGTTCACCTACCGCGACCAGTCTGTGACCTTCTAAACCAGACCGCGCGCCCGGTTATGGCCGCGGGTTCTGCACACGAGTCAGCCAGGAATCCCATGTCATTGCGCAAACTGTTCCCCCTCGCGGTCATCGTCACGCTCTCGGCCGCCCCGGTCTACGCCGCAGCCGAGGTCCCCGGCGTTCCCGAGCCGCTGCAGCAGCCGGCCCAGCAACTGCAACAGCAGGCGCAACAGGTTCAGCAGGGCCTTCCGCAGGACCAGCAGAATCAGGTCCAAGGCCTGGTCCAGCAACTCCCCGCGCCCTTCGCCGGCCTGCTGCCGCCCCCGGCCCCGCTGTTCTCCGACGACCTCGACGGCTGGATCCACCACGCCCTGCACGTCATGTCCAAGCACGGCATCCCCGGCAGTTTCGAGGGCATCCACCGCAATATCCTCCGCGAATCCGGCGGCAACCCCCACGCCATCAATCTCTGGGACTCCAACGCCGCCGCCGGCATCCCCTCCAAGGGCCTGCTCCAGGTAATCGACCCCACCTTCGAGCGCTACCACGTAGAGGGAACCTCCTGGGACATCTACGACCCCGTCGCCAACATCACCGCCGCCTGCAACTACGCCGCCGCCCGCTACGGCTCCATCGACAACGTCTTCGGCGCCTACTGACCCGCTGAAAACCCGTGTGTCGCACCCGATCCCGGAGTAGTTTGCCTGAACATGGCTGACACTTCGTCAAGTCCGCACGACGCCTACTTCAAGCAGGTCATGGGGCGCCCCGCTGACATCGCTGGTGAGTTGCGTGCCGTGTTGCCGGAAGCTCTTGTGGCACGGCTGGATTGGACCGACTTGGAGTTGCAGCCCTGCAGCTTCATCTCCCAGGATCTGGCGTCCTGCCACAGCGACCTCCTCTTCCGCACCCGCCTGAACGGCAACGACGCGTTCGTCTACCTCCTGATCGAGCACCAGAGCCGACCCGACCCGCTGATGGCGATGCGGATGTTGCAGTACATGATTGCGATCTGGGTGAAATACACACACGATCACCGAGGCTCCACCGAGTTGCCCGTCGTGATCCCCCTCGTCGTCCACGCCAGCCCTCGTGGCGCCCGCTGGCACACCCCCACCGCGATGACCGACCTCTTCCGCCTCGACTCCGCCACCCGCGATGCGTTGGGCGACCTACTCCCGCGCTTCCGATTCGCGCTCGACGACCTGGCGGCCGTCGAACTGCCCGCCCTCTACGCCCGCGACCTGACTCCCGCCGCACAAATACTCTTGGTGCTGCTGAAGGTCGCCACCGGCAACCAGCACCTCGACCGAGACCTACTGCCCCTCCTGGACTACCTGCGAGCCTTACTCGCCGCCCCCGGCGGTATGGATGACCTGAACTGCGTGGTGACGTACATTCTTACTGTCGGCGAAACCAGCATCACCGATCTGAAGCCCGTCATCAACCAGCTCGGCCCCGACGCCAAGGAGGTCATCGTGACAACTGCCGAACGACTTCGCGCTGAGGGTGAGGCGCGGGGACGCGCTGAAGGTGAGGCGCGCGGACGGGTGCACGTGGCCGAGATTCTGCTGGGTCAGCTTGCTGCGAAGTTTGGGCCGGTGCCGGCCGATGTCGCCCTTGGCGTGCGTAGGGCGGGTTTCGATCAGCTCGGGCTTTGGGCCTCTCGCGTGTTGAATGCGACCAGTCTCGACGCGGTCTTCAAAGACTGATGTCTTTCCAACCAAGCCAGGGTGCCTCCGTGACAACTGCCGAACGACTTCGCGCTGAGGGTGAGGCACGTGGACGCGCTGAAGGCCGGGTCCAGGGAGTGGCCGAGATTCTGTTGGGTCAGCTTGCTGCGAAATTTGGGCCGATGCCGGCCGATGTCGCCCTTAGCGTGCGTAGTGCGAACTTCGATCAGTTGGCGTTGTGGGCGTCGCGCGTGTTGACTGCGACCAGTCTCGACGAGGTCTTCGAAGGCTGACAGTCAGTGCCCGCTGGTCGCGTTGCCGATGCGGGTCGCAATCGTTCGTAGGTGCTCGATCAGTTCTGGGGGTTGATGGACTTCGAAGTCGACGCCGAGGGTGATCAGGCGGTGGGCCAGCCATTCCGGGGAGTCGTCTCGGGTGGCGTCGAGGCAGCAGGAGTGGGGGGTGAGGGGGGTGATGTCGGCGGGGGAGTCGCCGAGGCGACCGGAAATCCGGTCCGCGGGGGCGTGAATGGTGATCCGGGCGTGGAAT from Nocardia goodfellowii carries:
- a CDS encoding AAA domain-containing protein, with translation MFGDRVVCTAVDLVRAARCEFELLRTLDAQLGYLSGSAAADSAAPTLGGVVADTDPAALLRLADFRERFGATMVEVPSARSDSGDPADRVAALRAAHAETVGALRSGVHVIAGATFFDGAFACSCDFLVRAGHRVRYTVQGTAPGEAELVGAALELAACADALDSSGALTAPTVRLYLDTAATDFPLTDLVPVYQARRRRLARILDEKLSELLPVQWGDPRYLACGRCATCSTALTAARDLMLVAGMPSPARARLREAGVATIDRLAGLDATVPGLPPRTFATLRRQARIQLRSGVSGPPAHALLDARALGALPPVSPGDLALTIEDVPGQTFTVELGGAGAVRLLFQVPPGPDADVEQRRALVEVIEYLARQRRQYPAMRVYHYRRAVRDALLRCTGRLGAGEELVEELLHAGVLIDLYPIVRAAVVVGAQSYRLESLRPVLDAASTAEQDCVTVLRLRDWLLERAAEARPDTPVEPAGSWSSAPTGGDDPAVAARPSSLEAALTEFAATHRQSRPTVRGERKAARATPHPAALMAAVLGYQRRERRPLRLAHADRLDHPVDEWAEAPGVLVADWGTVDTKWHHSLNRPTMRRYLTLTGRIGTGWAHGVALTPGTTVYTLYDRPMAGESATAVGKRATATATVLGCSVDANFDDTVRLEELLPAGCAPYDDLPTAIAPGLPAWDANIESTVELAAQQLLVTLPEIPCEAVFDILARRAPRLRGGGGLPEVHGDHAAAITTAMRYLDHSYIAVQGPSGTGKTSTAARVIERLVTRQKWRIGVVAHAHSTVENMLDAVVEIGVLPELVGKKDVEAVKPEWAVIDAAKYRRFLDNAVNGCVIGGTPADFADENLIPHDGLDLLVIADAGGFALADTVAVGLSARNLLLLGDPVPTATQGAHPEPVGESVLGWLTEGRAVLPAERGYFLDRTWRLHPRVCEPISRVCYDNRLRSNETVTLARQLDGVPPGVETVPIEHYGNTTESVAEAKEVVRRIRVLLGASWTVGAVTRRLHPHDIFVVAPYSAQVGRIRTLLARAKIEDVLVGTPDRFRGREAAVVLLSMTTSSPADAPFGMPFLLSRDLIRSALCRAMWKAVIIRSPLLTEYLPLTPAELPDLAGFLRLS
- a CDS encoding GlxA family transcriptional regulator codes for the protein MNEALVVVVGYHGVELLDIACVTSSLDMANRMGAAPRYRMVVVTPGGAPVECNSGLSLPGQEALEQFNQTIDTLVVSGGLGHCDAAADAKIVGHVRRLARQSRRVASICTGATVLAATGLLDGKSVTTHWFYADELAKSYPKAQVDPNPIFVRDGNVATSGGVTSALDLTLAFIEEDHGAEVARRVAMGLVTYLRRPGSQSQVSTFVASPPPEHPLVRRVVEYIGAHLDGDLDGPALSAVAGTSDRHLTRLFVQEIGETPGKYVRRIRADTAARLLRSTGLRLDEIAGHCGYSSAETLRQAFTARFGQSPSAYRTAHRRQDGTAVSAR
- a CDS encoding DoxX family protein — protein: MHIALWIAAGLLAAAALASGVVKLALPKEKLGGRAGGEWVGESSDTFVKTLGVVEILAAAGLILPAAFDIVPVLVPVTAVGWILLMIGAMITHLRYAGGYKFAVANAGYILLAGFIAWGRFVLEPFA
- a CDS encoding ESX secretion-associated protein EspG encodes the protein MNWTLSPDQFALAWSRTDGDRIPYPLAVRLSARDTAERADQLPALEQWCDQVLDAELAAALRALADPAVRVEVFGERQAGDPAAPAEQLRQEALPGTVGPPVPRMEPDDDDDESTRPVRILGAISGNIAVVAAQRPGATPDRGGDIRLFVTTPKSLASRMVSMLPKNSPGTLARLTAPLAKVTEDSRDMVTMQVAGPTTPARIRKLLNHPRDGIGQIVVSIRRPGGDLHPFGVLCWIDVRGDGRYTVRTGTDVDITPVDAEGFRDALRPMLTAAEKKTTAYAQAW
- a CDS encoding PPE domain-containing protein, which translates into the protein MREIQVTAERWPHTRTDPDYVPTVEIFDNITHQEIHDKVQLMDPTVLSAGQQAWQQTATGLADAVTQAHTEIRAAISDGWRGAAAQTAAEAVRAFEQRGSLLADVMSTVAQRLGQAGDAAEALRSAVGIPSNEEPDLGAALLDPAQATGNAATQKSVENDRQDVVAAMESIYTNAFIQSGAGVPAFPGAAEVGTPIAASSPSAPALTAQAPATDTETPVAQQVSFVPGSSQPAAQTPEPAASEPEPGETAPATALPVTSLPSIPVPGDTAPASATTAPAAATAPTAPTTPAAAATPDRLGPNPVGAPVSPATAAPTVPSGFATTAANADDERKREERKRDTSSDVVTGAGVGAMGGLMGGALAAGGDTPRQGSSAGPRPGPASSHEDDYEDDELHWSDDELTFLEPADEPRELIGSMDPTTPPVVGEWTELE
- a CDS encoding alpha/beta hydrolase, translating into MPFFDGVRGRLHYRRWPVDQPAAALVLLPGIGQHTGHYHRFAKTVRAAGFEMWALDTAGHGLSEGTPESPGTPAELVADALRLIELVRAEAPGAPLLLMGHSLGAVTVLGLLGAAVPKNASGMDISTVAARWPLVPSVEPTALAGLVLSGVPERALGGGFPGGLGTPLPRGLPILAVHGVDDRRAPIDAIRDWTDRHNWVSLFEYDDAGHDLLHEPVHARVAADIAQWMREVVAPAGVAGRHDGAVTT
- a CDS encoding SMP-30/gluconolactonase/LRE family protein, which produces MFIRKLAALVALSCVGAGLSVPAAVADPIAACLPARVTTALPAGTPMLDWSENIGYDRRGNLWLARLYRNEVQRYDNTGKLTATIPVAFPGAVRLGPDGLLYVVYGDAPSSAVIPGGVVRFDPDAADPRPEVFASGFTMPNGAAFDAEGNLYVAATGTGVIRIGRDGAVDKGWTARAAGTGANGIVVRGDTVYLTSNANPLGRVLSFPIADPERRTVLADLSTSLGIPDFADDLHVDGSGVLYVTTVSGQLVRIDPATGGVCSVLSTEPMTAVVAVPGRTDELLASTEAGGVLRIRLAG
- a CDS encoding transglycosylase SLT domain-containing protein codes for the protein MSLRKLFPLAVIVTLSAAPVYAAAEVPGVPEPLQQPAQQLQQQAQQVQQGLPQDQQNQVQGLVQQLPAPFAGLLPPPAPLFSDDLDGWIHHALHVMSKHGIPGSFEGIHRNILRESGGNPHAINLWDSNAAAGIPSKGLLQVIDPTFERYHVEGTSWDIYDPVANITAACNYAAARYGSIDNVFGAY
- a CDS encoding Rpn family recombination-promoting nuclease/putative transposase, producing MADTSSSPHDAYFKQVMGRPADIAGELRAVLPEALVARLDWTDLELQPCSFISQDLASCHSDLLFRTRLNGNDAFVYLLIEHQSRPDPLMAMRMLQYMIAIWVKYTHDHRGSTELPVVIPLVVHASPRGARWHTPTAMTDLFRLDSATRDALGDLLPRFRFALDDLAAVELPALYARDLTPAAQILLVLLKVATGNQHLDRDLLPLLDYLRALLAAPGGMDDLNCVVTYILTVGETSITDLKPVINQLGPDAKEVIVTTAERLRAEGEARGRAEGEARGRVHVAEILLGQLAAKFGPVPADVALGVRRAGFDQLGLWASRVLNATSLDAVFKD